Below is a genomic region from Cognatiyoonia koreensis.
ATGATCGATTCCGACCGGGTGAAACGGCACTTTTCGGTGGGGCATCCTATTCCCTTCCGCTCAATTCCATAAACCGTCACACCAGACGGTCACCCAAGTCGAGTCCCTTGAGAAACGCGTCTGCGGACATTGGCTTTTTCCCGGCACGCTGCGCGCGGGTGATTTCAATGGCTCCTTTGCCACAGGCGATGCTAAATCCATGCAAGATGTCACCGGCTTTGCCGTCACCATTCGCCAACCTGCTGCCCAATAGTTTGATCCGCTCGTCACCAACCATGCACCACGCACCGGGAAACGGCGAAAGGCCACGGATCAGCCGATCAACTTCTTCGGCAGGACGCGTCCAATCAACGCGCGCCTCTGACTTGTCAATTTTATCGGCATAAGTGACGCCGTCGGCAGATTGGGGGCGGGGCGTCAGATCGTCGATTTTGGCAAGGGCCTCTAGGATCAGCCGTGCGCCCAGACCAGACAGGCGATCATGTAAATCGCCAGTCGTGTCTTCCGGACCGATTTTGACAGATTCGTCTAGAAGGACTGGGCCGGTATCCAGACCTGCGTCCATCTGCATGATGCAGACACCAGCTGTGTCGTCTCCTGCCATGATCGCCCGATGGATCGGGGCAGCCCCGCGCCAGCGCGGCAAAAGCGATGCATGTATATTCAGGCATCCGTGCGTTGGTGCATCGAGCACGGATTGTGGCAGAATCAGCCCGTAGGCGACGACCACCGCAACATCCGCATTCAGTTCTTCAAATGCCTCCTGTGCGTCTTGTGACCTTAACGTTGAAGGGTGACGAACCGAGAGCCCCATCGCTTCGGCGCGCGCCTGTACTGGCGATGCACGATCCTTCTTCCCGCGCCCAGCCGGCCTTGGTGGTTGAGAATAGACCGCACAGATATCGTGGCCCGCTGCGACTAGCGCATCCAGGATCGGCACCGAGAAGTCTGGAGTTCCCATAAAGACAACACGCATGGTAGCGCTCCTATGATTTGGTCGAACGGGTCTGGGCCGTCCGCTATCTCATTGCGGCCTATCCTAGCGCTTTTGTGCTTTTTTCAGCAGCATCGCGCGCTTGGTCCGAGAAAGATGATCAAAGTACATCTTTCCGTTTAAATGGTCGATCTGATGCTGAACGGAGGTCGCCCATAGACCGACAAACTCCCGTCTGTCCCAGACGCCTTCACCATTTCTAAAACGTACAGTCACCGCGCGGGGGCGGATAATCTTGGCGCTCGCACCCGGCAGGTTAGGTGAGGCTTCTTCATGCTCGCGCGGCTCTACACTCGCATGAAGAATTGACGGATTTGCCAGTCGGACGGCTTGTCCTCGCTTTGTGCTGGCATCGACGACGGCAAGGCGTAGCGGAATGCCAAGCTGCACAGCGGCAAGTCCGACACCCGGCATTGCTTCCATTGCGTCGATCATTTCCTCCCAGATCGCGCGGATCTCATCGGTGATTTCCGTCACCTCCGCCGCCGGCGTACGCAAGACCTTGTG
It encodes:
- the def gene encoding peptide deformylase, with protein sequence MSRPFVMWPHKVLRTPAAEVTEITDEIRAIWEEMIDAMEAMPGVGLAAVQLGIPLRLAVVDASTKRGQAVRLANPSILHASVEPREHEEASPNLPGASAKIIRPRAVTVRFRNGEGVWDRREFVGLWATSVQHQIDHLNGKMYFDHLSRTKRAMLLKKAQKR
- the fmt gene encoding methionyl-tRNA formyltransferase, with amino-acid sequence MRVVFMGTPDFSVPILDALVAAGHDICAVYSQPPRPAGRGKKDRASPVQARAEAMGLSVRHPSTLRSQDAQEAFEELNADVAVVVAYGLILPQSVLDAPTHGCLNIHASLLPRWRGAAPIHRAIMAGDDTAGVCIMQMDAGLDTGPVLLDESVKIGPEDTTGDLHDRLSGLGARLILEALAKIDDLTPRPQSADGVTYADKIDKSEARVDWTRPAEEVDRLIRGLSPFPGAWCMVGDERIKLLGSRLANGDGKAGDILHGFSIACGKGAIEITRAQRAGKKPMSADAFLKGLDLGDRLV